One Mucilaginibacter ginkgonis genomic region harbors:
- a CDS encoding GNAT family N-acetyltransferase, with the protein MVDRTIKVINSAETTLLDLFIANAGSSLQTFRYFQSRPYTVLNNHITTCLLMEGNEPVGYGHLDKDQGQDTVWLGIAVSEKHKGKGLGKRIMNYLIASAKTNQIAKLKLTVDDTNIAAIHLYQKFGFKAAGNVKDSCLLMELEVSHA; encoded by the coding sequence ATGGTAGATCGCACCATAAAAGTTATCAATTCAGCAGAAACAACTCTGTTAGACTTGTTCATTGCCAATGCCGGATCTTCTCTTCAAACTTTCCGATATTTTCAAAGCAGACCTTACACTGTGTTGAATAATCATATAACAACGTGTTTATTGATGGAAGGAAATGAGCCTGTTGGATATGGGCATTTAGATAAAGATCAAGGCCAAGACACTGTTTGGTTGGGTATAGCCGTTTCAGAGAAACATAAAGGTAAGGGTTTAGGAAAACGGATTATGAATTATCTGATAGCCAGCGCTAAAACAAATCAAATTGCCAAACTTAAGCTTACGGTTGATGATACCAACATTGCAGCAATCCATTTATATCAAAAATTTGGTTTTAAAGCTGCAGGTAATGTTAAAGATAGTTGCTTATTAATGGAACTTGAAGTCTCACATGCATAA
- a CDS encoding acetyl-CoA C-acyltransferase has protein sequence MQEVYIVAATRTAIGSFGGSLSSLSATQLGGAVIKSVTEKAGLKPEQIQEIYMGNVLSANLGQAPATQAAKFAGFADLPATTVNKVCASGMKAIMLAAQSIALGQQDIIIAGGMESMSNVPYYLDKARNGYRLGHGQITDGLVKDGLWDVYNDYHMGNAAELCATDCKISRQDQDAYAIDSYKRAQHAQAQGFFKEEIAPIEIKDRKGNVTIFDTDEEPSAVNYDKIPGLRPVFDKAGTVTAANASTLNDGAAALVLMSKTRAEAMNVKPLARIVSYADAQQAPEWFTTAPSKAIPLALQRAGLQNSDIDYFEINEAFSVVAIANNQLLQLSPDVVNINGGAVALGHPLGASGARIIVTLLHVLQQKGGKYGAAGICNGGGGASAMVIENLR, from the coding sequence ATGCAAGAAGTTTATATAGTCGCAGCCACGCGCACTGCCATAGGCAGCTTTGGCGGCAGCTTATCATCACTGTCGGCTACGCAATTAGGTGGCGCGGTTATCAAATCAGTTACAGAAAAAGCGGGTTTGAAGCCCGAACAAATACAGGAAATATACATGGGCAATGTGCTGTCTGCCAATTTAGGCCAGGCACCAGCCACTCAAGCCGCAAAATTTGCAGGCTTTGCAGATTTGCCTGCCACCACGGTGAATAAAGTATGTGCGTCAGGAATGAAAGCAATTATGCTGGCGGCGCAAAGCATAGCCTTAGGGCAGCAAGATATTATCATTGCCGGCGGTATGGAGAGCATGAGTAATGTGCCATATTATCTGGACAAAGCCCGAAACGGATATCGTTTAGGCCACGGCCAAATCACAGATGGTTTGGTTAAAGACGGCTTGTGGGATGTGTATAATGACTATCACATGGGCAACGCCGCAGAACTTTGCGCTACAGATTGCAAAATATCACGTCAAGACCAGGACGCCTACGCCATCGACTCTTATAAACGGGCGCAGCATGCCCAAGCACAAGGCTTTTTTAAAGAAGAGATAGCGCCGATCGAAATAAAGGATAGGAAAGGCAACGTTACCATTTTCGATACAGACGAAGAGCCGTCTGCTGTAAATTATGACAAGATACCCGGCTTAAGGCCTGTATTTGATAAGGCAGGTACCGTAACCGCCGCAAACGCATCAACCCTGAATGACGGCGCGGCTGCATTGGTGTTAATGAGCAAAACGCGAGCAGAAGCAATGAATGTTAAGCCTTTAGCGCGCATAGTATCTTACGCGGACGCCCAGCAGGCGCCCGAGTGGTTCACCACGGCCCCGTCAAAAGCTATCCCGCTGGCCCTACAGCGCGCAGGTTTGCAAAATAGCGACATCGATTATTTTGAAATAAATGAGGCATTCTCTGTAGTGGCCATTGCCAATAACCAGTTACTGCAATTATCGCCCGACGTTGTAAATATCAACGGCGGCGCCGTGGCTTTAGGCCATCCGCTGGGTGCATCGGGTGCCCGTATCATTGTAACGCTGTTACACGTGTTACAGCAAAAAGGCGGTAAATATGGTGCAGCCGGAATTTGTAACGGTGGCGGCGGTGCAAGCGCAATGGTTATAGAAAATTTGCGTTAA
- a CDS encoding polyprenol monophosphomannose synthase, whose protein sequence is MPDSLVIIPTYNEKENIERMIRKVFSLPVEFHLLIVDDGSPDGTGNIVKNLQYEFPHKLFIEERSGKQGLGTAYIHGFKWAIAHNYDYIFEMDADFSHDPCDLTRLRDACISGADVAVGSRYIKGVNVVNWPMSRVLMSYFASVYVRFITGIDVSDSTAGFVCYRSRVFSVLNLDKIKFVGYAFQIEMKYTAIKHGFKLVEVPIIFTDRTEGTSKMSTGIFREAFFGVIQMKINSIFRKYPEG, encoded by the coding sequence GTGCCCGACAGCTTAGTCATTATTCCCACTTATAACGAGAAAGAAAACATCGAGCGGATGATCCGCAAGGTTTTTTCTTTGCCCGTTGAATTCCATTTGCTGATAGTAGATGACGGTTCTCCGGATGGGACGGGTAATATTGTGAAAAATCTGCAGTACGAGTTCCCGCATAAATTATTTATCGAGGAACGGTCAGGCAAACAGGGATTAGGTACGGCATACATACATGGGTTTAAGTGGGCTATCGCTCATAATTACGACTATATCTTTGAGATGGATGCCGATTTCTCGCACGATCCATGCGATTTAACGCGCTTGCGCGATGCCTGCATATCAGGGGCAGATGTGGCCGTAGGGTCGCGTTATATAAAGGGCGTAAACGTGGTGAACTGGCCAATGAGCCGCGTACTGATGAGTTATTTCGCTTCGGTTTATGTGCGCTTCATTACAGGAATCGATGTGTCCGACTCTACAGCCGGCTTTGTTTGCTACCGTAGCCGCGTGTTTAGCGTGCTTAATCTCGACAAGATCAAGTTTGTGGGTTACGCATTTCAGATCGAAATGAAATACACCGCCATTAAGCACGGCTTTAAACTGGTGGAAGTTCCAATCATCTTCACAGACCGCACCGAGGGCACATCCAAAATGTCGACCGGCATTTTCCGCGAAGCCTTCTTCGGGGTAATTCAGATGAAGATCAACAGCATTTTCAGAAAATACCCGGAAGGATAG
- a CDS encoding HD family phosphohydrolase encodes MAKLPQSRQKAILRKYAVNVKYLMILASICFIVLTLPKQAKFRYEYEKGRVWNQKDLISPYSFAILKTPQEIDNDRAAALNTVKPIYQLNEDVKQQQTDGYKGDFEIKWHDAGFNETLKQRYFTTGLSLLGSIYDKGVLSLNSKYQQRSANYPITILNHNVATEQNTAELFTKDKALAYAEKELNGTKLDKAFLLNLLQNRVQNNLLYDDKLTNRLEKDVLDGISTTHGMVQKGEVIVIKGVVINNDIYQKLESYKQAFEDNARSNGDRYLVMLGQFLLVAVVITLLIVFLYLFRKDIYYDNRLVGLILLVITAMLVTLSLAIRLQFPNLYYIPYCIVPIIIRILFDTRLALNIHLLVILIAGFFVPNSFEFAYYELTAGMVSIYSIKNLIRREQFLSSALLITLNYFVAFLGISFIREGNFATIDWFDFFPFIVSVLLTLLAYPLIYAFERVFGITSEITLIELTNTNAPLLRKLAFSAPGTFQHSLQVANLAENAIYSIGGNALLVRAGALYHDIGKLENPLFFIENQSSGFNPHDKLPYEESAQIIIRHVSKGADIARKNGIPEVVVDFIRTHHGNTRVDYFYQSFLKNYPEKGIDENIFRYPGPIPFSKETGVLMLADSIEAASRSLKEPDVASISNLVDKIVSYKLDQGQLNDSNITLKDLQTIKDIFKKMLMSIYHVRIDY; translated from the coding sequence ATGGCAAAACTTCCACAGTCCAGGCAAAAGGCAATATTGCGCAAATACGCGGTCAATGTAAAGTACCTTATGATATTGGCGAGCATTTGCTTTATTGTGCTCACCTTGCCAAAGCAGGCCAAGTTTAGGTATGAGTATGAAAAGGGTAGGGTGTGGAACCAAAAAGACTTGATATCGCCATACAGTTTCGCCATTCTAAAAACTCCGCAAGAAATAGATAACGACCGGGCTGCAGCGCTTAATACCGTTAAGCCAATTTATCAGCTAAATGAAGACGTAAAGCAACAGCAGACAGATGGTTACAAAGGTGATTTTGAGATTAAGTGGCACGATGCAGGCTTTAATGAAACACTCAAGCAACGGTATTTTACGACCGGTTTAAGCCTTCTCGGGAGTATTTATGACAAGGGAGTCCTCTCTCTTAATTCCAAGTACCAGCAGCGCTCGGCAAACTATCCCATTACGATCCTGAACCACAATGTAGCTACTGAACAAAACACTGCCGAACTTTTTACAAAGGATAAAGCACTTGCTTATGCGGAAAAGGAACTAAATGGAACAAAACTTGACAAGGCTTTTTTGCTTAACCTTTTACAAAATCGTGTTCAAAACAATCTTTTGTACGATGATAAGCTAACTAACCGGTTGGAAAAGGATGTGCTGGACGGTATTTCTACCACGCACGGCATGGTGCAAAAGGGTGAAGTGATCGTTATCAAAGGCGTTGTCATCAACAATGATATCTACCAAAAACTCGAATCGTACAAACAGGCTTTTGAAGACAATGCCCGCAGCAACGGCGACAGGTATCTGGTTATGCTGGGTCAGTTTTTGCTGGTCGCGGTAGTCATTACCTTATTAATCGTTTTTCTTTACCTTTTCAGAAAAGACATCTACTACGATAATCGCCTTGTCGGTCTGATATTGCTGGTGATAACCGCCATGCTGGTTACGCTGTCGCTAGCTATACGTTTACAATTCCCCAATTTGTATTACATACCATACTGTATTGTCCCCATCATTATCCGGATATTATTTGATACAAGGCTGGCGCTGAACATACACCTGCTGGTGATCTTGATAGCGGGTTTCTTTGTACCCAACAGCTTTGAGTTTGCTTACTATGAATTAACAGCCGGAATGGTGTCTATTTACAGCATCAAAAACCTTATCCGTCGAGAACAATTCCTGTCATCGGCTTTGCTTATTACCTTAAATTACTTCGTAGCATTTTTAGGCATATCGTTTATTCGCGAGGGTAATTTTGCTACGATAGACTGGTTCGATTTCTTTCCGTTTATCGTGAGCGTTTTACTTACGCTGTTAGCTTATCCGCTCATTTACGCGTTCGAGCGTGTATTTGGCATTACATCAGAAATTACACTTATCGAACTCACTAATACCAATGCACCGCTGCTTAGAAAACTCGCTTTCAGTGCTCCGGGGACGTTTCAGCATTCGTTACAGGTAGCAAACCTTGCCGAAAATGCCATTTACAGTATTGGCGGTAACGCGTTGCTGGTTAGGGCAGGGGCTTTATACCACGACATTGGCAAACTGGAAAATCCGTTGTTTTTTATAGAGAACCAAAGCTCGGGCTTCAACCCGCACGATAAACTACCTTACGAAGAAAGCGCGCAGATCATCATCCGCCATGTAAGCAAGGGAGCAGATATCGCGCGCAAAAACGGCATCCCCGAAGTGGTCGTCGATTTTATTCGTACGCATCATGGCAACACCCGGGTAGATTATTTTTACCAGTCGTTCCTAAAAAACTACCCTGAGAAAGGTATTGACGAAAATATATTCCGGTACCCGGGACCGATACCATTTTCTAAAGAAACAGGTGTGCTTATGTTGGCCGATTCTATAGAAGCTGCATCGCGGTCTCTTAAAGAACCCGATGTGGCGTCCATCAGTAACCTGGTAGATAAGATCGTTAGCTATAAGCTAGACCAGGGACAGTTGAACGACAGCAATATCACCCTTAAAGACTTACAAACCATTAAGGACATCTTTAAAAAGATGCTGATGAGCATCTATCACGTGCGGATAGACTATTAG
- the neuB gene encoding N-acetylneuraminate synthase: MKTNRSYIIAEAGVNHNGDVNIALQLIDEASKAGADCVKFQTFKASQIVSKNSPKAKYQLLVTDPKESQAEMLKKLELDLDAYKILIERCKEKDIDFLSTPYNKQDADFLEDLNVTGYKIASGQLTEIPFLKYVAAKQKTMIISTGMANMADVFSAVEAIRETGNDDIIVLQCTTNYPSKIEDANILAMDSIKVACKVRVGYSDHVENNFACYAAVALGAEIVEKHFTLDKNMEGPDHSSSLNPEEFKELIYCIRQVEQSLGTGLKVPSVIERDNIYGMKRSLVALSDLAAGTVLEEKHIGYKRPANGLSPNMVDDILGKQLLTDVKEDEALQYSAIKW; encoded by the coding sequence ATGAAAACTAATAGGTCATATATAATTGCCGAAGCAGGTGTTAATCATAACGGGGATGTAAACATAGCTCTTCAGCTTATTGATGAAGCTAGTAAAGCAGGTGCAGATTGTGTGAAATTCCAGACATTCAAGGCTAGTCAGATTGTTTCAAAAAATTCGCCTAAAGCGAAATATCAGCTTCTGGTCACAGACCCGAAAGAATCGCAAGCGGAGATGCTTAAAAAATTAGAATTGGACTTAGATGCGTACAAAATACTTATAGAACGCTGTAAAGAGAAAGACATAGATTTTCTTTCCACTCCTTATAACAAACAAGATGCAGATTTTTTAGAAGATCTTAACGTTACGGGATATAAAATTGCATCCGGGCAACTTACAGAGATACCGTTTTTAAAATATGTCGCAGCGAAACAAAAAACTATGATCATTTCTACCGGAATGGCAAACATGGCAGATGTTTTTTCTGCTGTTGAAGCTATTCGCGAGACTGGTAACGATGATATAATAGTTTTGCAATGCACCACCAATTACCCCTCAAAAATTGAAGATGCAAATATTTTAGCCATGGATAGTATCAAAGTGGCCTGTAAAGTAAGAGTAGGCTATTCAGATCACGTCGAAAATAATTTTGCCTGTTATGCCGCAGTTGCTTTAGGTGCAGAGATCGTTGAAAAACATTTCACTCTGGACAAGAATATGGAAGGGCCCGATCATAGCTCTTCCCTTAATCCTGAAGAATTTAAGGAACTTATTTACTGTATAAGGCAGGTAGAGCAATCTTTAGGAACAGGCTTGAAGGTTCCATCTGTAATAGAAAGGGATAATATTTATGGTATGAAGAGGAGCCTGGTAGCTTTATCTGATTTGGCGGCAGGAACTGTGCTCGAAGAAAAACATATCGGTTATAAACGGCCGGCGAATGGATTAAGCCCTAACATGGTAGACGATATCCTCGGTAAACAATTGCTTACTGATGTGAAAGAAGACGAAGCACTTCAATACAGCGCTATCAAATGGTAG
- a CDS encoding peptide MFS transporter has protein sequence MSTEPDIVALDASNLTPQKGHPKGLFVLFSTEMWERFNFYGMRALLTLFLVNALNFSDKDAAIIYGGFLGLSYLTPMLGGYIADQFLGNRSCIILGGMIMGCGQLLLFLSGYTYTGNVDLAKMIMWGALAVIIIGNGFFKPNISSLVGQIYRKGDSRLDSAFTIFYMGINVGAFLGMTICPLLGDVKHGEMRVVEAFKWGFLAAGAAMFLGTVMFIFLKNKYVVDPDGNGVGTRPKGNSSTLSPTGEVEKANFSTTAIIAVAITMIALFFGIHVLSADPNPIKSWVYPFIYAAGISLAILILTDKSITKVERDRIIVLYIVAFFVIFFWSAFEQAGSSLTFVADKQTDLNVFGWQMPPSLVQNANSLFIVVFALPFSILWLFLQKRGMEPISPVKQSLGLLLLAIGYYIIAIQMKAIGNTGKVAVIWLIIMYLFHTLGELCLSPIGLSLVAKLAPKRFSSLLMGVWFLGNAAGYALAGTLGAIIPATGDKYEFAAKNGIDLKGVLDGKITATAQQIALLAKEKIDIHYPTFAGFTIHNLYEFFMVFVSLAGLASVVLFVISGFLKKMMHGVR, from the coding sequence ATGAGTACCGAACCAGATATTGTTGCGTTAGACGCGAGTAACCTTACACCGCAAAAAGGCCACCCTAAGGGTCTTTTCGTATTGTTCTCTACAGAAATGTGGGAACGGTTTAACTTTTACGGTATGCGGGCCTTGCTCACACTGTTTTTAGTTAACGCCCTTAATTTTTCTGATAAAGACGCGGCAATTATCTATGGTGGCTTTTTAGGTTTATCATACCTTACCCCCATGCTTGGCGGTTACATTGCCGACCAATTTTTAGGTAACCGCAGTTGTATCATCCTTGGCGGTATGATCATGGGCTGCGGCCAGTTACTGCTTTTTTTAAGCGGCTACACCTATACCGGGAATGTCGACCTGGCAAAAATGATCATGTGGGGAGCGCTGGCAGTAATTATTATTGGTAACGGTTTTTTTAAACCCAATATATCATCCCTGGTTGGGCAGATCTATCGAAAAGGCGATTCACGCCTCGATTCAGCATTTACTATCTTTTACATGGGTATAAACGTTGGCGCATTTCTAGGGATGACCATTTGCCCTTTACTGGGTGACGTTAAACATGGCGAAATGCGTGTGGTTGAAGCCTTTAAATGGGGCTTCCTGGCCGCGGGTGCCGCAATGTTTTTAGGCACGGTAATGTTTATCTTCCTTAAAAACAAATATGTTGTAGATCCTGATGGCAATGGCGTAGGCACCCGGCCTAAAGGTAACAGCAGCACACTAAGTCCGACCGGCGAAGTTGAGAAAGCAAACTTCTCTACCACAGCGATAATCGCGGTCGCAATTACCATGATCGCCTTATTCTTTGGCATACACGTGCTATCGGCAGACCCTAACCCTATTAAGAGCTGGGTTTACCCTTTTATATACGCGGCAGGTATAAGCCTGGCAATATTGATTTTGACAGACAAGTCAATTACCAAAGTAGAGCGCGACCGGATCATTGTTTTGTATATCGTGGCGTTCTTTGTGATCTTCTTTTGGTCGGCGTTTGAGCAGGCAGGTTCGTCTTTAACTTTCGTGGCCGATAAACAAACAGACTTGAACGTTTTCGGCTGGCAAATGCCGCCAAGCCTGGTGCAAAATGCCAACTCGCTATTCATAGTTGTGTTCGCCCTGCCATTTAGTATCCTCTGGCTATTCCTTCAAAAACGCGGCATGGAGCCGATCTCACCGGTTAAACAATCGCTTGGATTGTTATTGCTTGCTATTGGCTACTACATTATCGCTATACAGATGAAAGCTATTGGCAATACAGGCAAGGTTGCGGTGATCTGGCTTATCATCATGTATTTGTTCCACACTTTAGGCGAGTTGTGTTTATCACCTATCGGGCTGTCTTTGGTTGCCAAACTTGCACCTAAGCGATTCTCGTCTTTATTAATGGGTGTTTGGTTTTTAGGTAACGCTGCGGGCTATGCACTCGCAGGTACGCTAGGCGCTATCATCCCTGCAACCGGCGACAAATACGAATTCGCGGCTAAAAACGGTATTGACCTTAAAGGCGTACTTGATGGTAAAATTACCGCCACTGCTCAGCAGATCGCGTTACTAGCAAAAGAGAAGATAGACATTCACTACCCTACTTTTGCCGGTTTTACTATTCATAACCTCTATGAGTTTTTTATGGTATTCGTGAGTCTTGCCGGCCTGGCATCTGTCGTCTTGTTTGTTATCTCGGGCTTCTTGAAAAAAATGATGCACGGCGTCCGATAA